The following is a genomic window from Nitrososphaerota archaeon.
CATCAGGAAGTTCAGGACCGGAGACAGGTTCAGGGTAGGTTCGATGGAGTTCATCCCGGTCCACGTGGACCATTCGATCCCGGGCGCCTACGGGTTCGTGATACACTGCGGCGACGCGACCCTGGCCTACACGGGAGACTTCAGATTCCACGGGCCCGCCGGTTCCATGACCCGAGACTTCGTCGAGACGGCCGCCAAGGAAGGACCAGGGACATTGCTCACGGAAGGGACGAGGGTTAGGGAGAACGACGACGGGGCCAACACCAGCGAGGGTCAGGTCATGGAGGAAGCAATGAGGCTCGTGGGCCGAACCAGGGCCCTGGTCTTCTCTTCGTTCAGGGGGAACGACTTGGACAGGATCAACACGTTCCACGCGGCGGCGGAGGCATCTGGGAGGAGGCTCGTGGTGTCCATGAAGATGGCCATCCTGCTGGAGAAGCTCAGGGCCGACCGGAAGCTGAAGGTCCCCAGGGTCGGGAAGGACGTGGGGGTGTACGTGCGCAGGAAGAGGACCGGGAGGCTGGACGACTCCGATTACTTCTCTTGGGAGAGGCAGTTCCTCGGGGACGGGGTCAGCGCCGCCGAAGTGAGGGCAAAGCAGCGCGAGGTCTTCCTACACCTGGAGGCATGGAACTTCCCGGAGCTCATCGACATCAAGCCGGAGAGGGGAGGGACGTACATACACGCAGCCACGGAAGCGTTCAACGAGGAAGGAGAAAGGGAAGAGTCGGTCATCAAGAACTGGGTGGACCACGTGGGGTTCACCTACACCCAGCTGCACGCGTCGGGGCACGCCCCCATGCGGGAGGTGAAGGCTCTCGTGGACGGCGTAGGAGCCAGGAAGGTGATACCCGTCCACACTGAGCACCCGGAGATGTTCGCAGAGTTCAGGAAGGGGAAGAAGTGGAAGCTAGCCCCGCCCTCGAAAGGGAAGCCGCTTCCCCTGGCCTGAGGACTCAACCTTAGAAGATGGCCCCGCAGACCCCGGTCCATGAGGACCGAGGAAGGGAGGGACCTCGCTGAGGCCGCCGTCTCGGTCGCGCTGAAAGAGGGAGCGTCCTACGCCGAGGCCAGGGTCCAGACGACATGGGAGAGGGAGTTCGGGCTGAAGAACGGGGAGCCGCAGCCGTCATTCTTCGTAGAGGGGTTCGGGATAGGCATAAGGGTGATTTCGCGGGGCGCCCTCGGGTTCTCCGCAACCAACGACATGAGCGTCCGCGCTGTGAAGGAGGTGGCGGCGAGGGCGGTAAGGCTCGCACGGGCCTCGGCCCAAGTCCTCAGCGAGCCCGTGCTGCTGGACGGCACGAAGGGGGCCAGGAG
Proteins encoded in this region:
- a CDS encoding MBL fold metallo-hydrolase, which encodes MYPRLTCYGGVGEIGGNKFLLEDRGARVLLDFGTGFSDGSDYFGGGIEPRLVNGAGDLFEFGLLPEIPGLYSEKALQNTRLKHSDPEVDAIVLSHYHSDHMGRIGYTDPKIPVYCGETTSLVHSAYSDSSSSPLDDHDIRKFRTGDRFRVGSMEFIPVHVDHSIPGAYGFVIHCGDATLAYTGDFRFHGPAGSMTRDFVETAAKEGPGTLLTEGTRVRENDDGANTSEGQVMEEAMRLVGRTRALVFSSFRGNDLDRINTFHAAAEASGRRLVVSMKMAILLEKLRADRKLKVPRVGKDVGVYVRRKRTGRLDDSDYFSWERQFLGDGVSAAEVRAKQREVFLHLEAWNFPELIDIKPERGGTYIHAATEAFNEEGEREESVIKNWVDHVGFTYTQLHASGHAPMREVKALVDGVGARKVIPVHTEHPEMFAEFRKGKKWKLAPPSKGKPLPLA